From Streptomyces sp. NBC_01754, a single genomic window includes:
- a CDS encoding MHYT domain-containing protein translates to MQGTIDGFNYGAVTPVVAYAMACLGGALGLRCTIRSLRTSSSWKPGWLALGSASIGSGIWTMHFVAMMGFHVQEATITYDVGRTVLSLVVAVVVVGIGVYIVGYRGASGPTLVTAGLITGLGVAAMHYIGMAGIRINGRIEYDPVSVALSLVIAVAAATAALWAAVSVRGFLPSLGASLIMGVAVTGMHYMGMSGLAVHLHAVDVTQTNLGQTPTSLLLPMMIGPMAFLLLAGVVVMFDPLLVLGEGEWSSPAGGADRPAPPTPARGGQARPGEVPPSGPAPWDDRSW, encoded by the coding sequence ATGCAGGGCACGATCGACGGTTTCAACTACGGTGCGGTCACTCCGGTGGTGGCTTACGCGATGGCCTGTCTGGGCGGGGCGCTCGGGCTGCGCTGCACGATCCGGTCCCTGCGCACCAGCAGTTCGTGGAAGCCGGGCTGGCTGGCGCTGGGCTCGGCGTCCATCGGCTCGGGGATCTGGACGATGCACTTCGTCGCCATGATGGGGTTCCACGTCCAGGAGGCGACGATCACCTACGACGTCGGGCGCACGGTGCTCAGCCTGGTGGTGGCGGTCGTCGTGGTCGGTATCGGCGTGTACATCGTGGGCTACCGGGGGGCGAGCGGTCCGACCCTGGTGACGGCGGGGCTGATCACCGGGCTGGGTGTGGCCGCGATGCACTACATCGGTATGGCGGGCATCCGGATCAACGGCCGGATCGAGTACGACCCGGTGTCCGTCGCCCTCTCCCTGGTGATCGCGGTCGCCGCGGCCACCGCGGCGCTGTGGGCCGCTGTGTCGGTCCGCGGTTTCCTGCCGAGCCTGGGGGCCAGCCTGATCATGGGCGTGGCCGTCACGGGCATGCACTACATGGGCATGAGCGGTCTCGCCGTACACCTCCACGCCGTCGACGTCACACAGACGAACCTGGGGCAGACCCCGACGTCCCTGCTGCTGCCGATGATGATCGGCCCGATGGCCTTCCTGCTGCTGGCCGGTGTGGTCGTGATGTTCGACCCGCTCCTCGTGCTGGGCGAGGGCGAGTGGTCCTCCCCGGCGGGTGGCGCGGACCGGCCGGCACCGCCGACGCCCGCCCGCGGCGGTCAGGCCCGCCCCGGTGAGGTGCCTCCGAGTGGGCCGGCGCCCTGGGACGACCGGTCCTGGTGA
- a CDS encoding chorismate mutase, giving the protein MNDIDEPVRAELDRLRESIDNIDAAVVHMLAERFKATQQVGHLKAEHRLPPADPAREARQIARLRQLAESARLDPAFAEKLLNFIVAEVIRHHERIAERSAG; this is encoded by the coding sequence ATGAACGACATCGACGAGCCCGTACGGGCGGAGCTGGACCGCCTGCGCGAAAGCATCGACAACATCGACGCCGCGGTCGTCCACATGCTCGCCGAACGCTTCAAGGCCACCCAGCAGGTCGGCCACCTCAAGGCGGAGCACCGCCTGCCGCCCGCCGACCCGGCCCGCGAGGCCCGTCAGATCGCCCGGCTGCGCCAGCTCGCCGAAAGCGCCCGGCTGGACCCGGCGTTCGCGGAGAAACTGCTGAACTTCATCGTCGCCGAGGTCATCCGCCACCACGAGCGCATCGCCGAGCGGTCGGCGGGGTAG
- a CDS encoding ankyrin repeat domain-containing protein has translation MKNEPAGDVHSLFEALYDGESAVVRALRAGASAEARDEDGTSALYLASVQDLPGTVRLLLAAGADPDRPSGPDGGDLPLCGAVCGGHTEVVEALLAAGADPDLREEFGFTALRWAAGLGHAGIAELLLAQGADPGLPGPRDELPLVVAARRGSPPTVRALLRYGAPGLSLALEEARRMLAVDVGEELLRALEALHGPGHERAVRRTPVPGGVLVTVELLREGEPFAGDDQETGHGAIATLLEERLGLRAPFDELAVRALRGRDPELDDWRETVRVLRLRGDEETFQAAADWAVSADPLRQILGAEVLARLGFRTEEKPFAARAVPLLEVLARDAVHPAAAEAATRALDAYTSPATGR, from the coding sequence ATGAAGAACGAACCTGCCGGTGACGTGCACAGCCTGTTCGAGGCGCTGTACGACGGTGAGAGCGCCGTCGTACGGGCGTTGCGGGCCGGCGCGTCCGCGGAGGCGCGCGACGAGGACGGGACGAGTGCCCTGTACCTGGCGTCCGTCCAGGACCTGCCCGGTACGGTGCGGCTGCTGCTGGCCGCGGGCGCGGACCCGGACCGGCCGAGTGGTCCGGACGGGGGCGACCTGCCGTTGTGCGGGGCGGTGTGCGGTGGTCACACGGAGGTGGTGGAGGCGCTGCTGGCGGCCGGGGCCGACCCGGATCTGCGGGAGGAGTTCGGCTTCACCGCCCTGCGGTGGGCGGCCGGTCTGGGGCACGCCGGGATCGCGGAGCTGCTGCTCGCGCAGGGGGCGGATCCGGGGCTGCCCGGCCCGCGGGACGAGCTCCCGCTGGTGGTCGCGGCCCGGCGGGGGTCGCCGCCGACGGTGCGGGCGCTGCTCCGGTACGGGGCGCCGGGGCTGTCCCTGGCGTTGGAGGAGGCCCGGCGGATGCTGGCGGTGGATGTCGGCGAGGAACTGCTGCGCGCCCTGGAGGCGTTGCACGGTCCCGGTCACGAACGCGCGGTACGCCGTACCCCGGTGCCGGGCGGGGTGCTCGTCACCGTCGAACTGCTGCGGGAGGGCGAGCCGTTCGCGGGCGACGACCAGGAGACGGGGCACGGCGCGATCGCCACGCTGCTGGAGGAGCGACTGGGGCTGCGCGCTCCCTTCGACGAGCTGGCGGTCCGGGCCCTGCGCGGCCGGGACCCCGAGTTGGACGACTGGCGGGAGACGGTCAGGGTGCTGCGGCTGCGCGGCGACGAGGAGACGTTCCAGGCGGCCGCGGACTGGGCGGTGAGCGCGGATCCACTGCGGCAGATACTGGGCGCCGAGGTGCTGGCCCGGCTCGGTTTCCGGACGGAGGAGAAGCCGTTCGCGGCCCGTGCGGTTCCGCTGCTGGAGGTCCTGGCCCGGGACGCCGTCCATCCGGCGGCGGCCGAGGCGGCGACCCGGGCACTGGACGCCTACACGTCCCCGGCCACCGGGCGTTGA